The DNA segment TAGGTAGAAAAGCATCTAGAATAATGTCTTTGGAAGCTATAACGATATCATAGTATAATTGATTTTCCCAATCTCTGGATATGATAATTGGTTCACTTTCTTCCACAGAATTATGAGCCTGTGTCCGCACAATTTTAACCACTTCACGGCCACTAATATTTGATTTAAAAGCACCAGATCTTTCTATATTAGCATATAAGAAATATTCTACAAACCCAAAATCAGCCTTAACGGATTCAGGATATTCTTGAGGAATCAACTCTTCAAAAGCATAAATATAATCGCCTGGTTGAAAGACGAAAAAGTCTCCACCAGACCCGCTGGTGAAGTTATTGCTTGTTATTGCCATATGACTGCTATTGGTGGGTGTATGATGGTTGTGGTGATAAACTGGGTCATTATGAGTAAAGGTGTTATTCAACAAGTCAGACAAGATAGAAGTGGTAGTAGGCTTGTAGTTGTGATGCGAAACGGAGGGAGACGTGGCTCTTTTCAGCAAATTTATCGGGGATAGGTTTCTTGAAGGGGCAGTCGAGGAAGTCGCCGACGAAGATCTAGATCTCTGTCTACTTTCTCTATCTCTCACATTGACTGAGGAGTTTCCGGGTGTACCTAAAGGCGATAAGTTCAAAGAAGATAAGCCTGATATGGAGTTTTTTCTGCTTGTTGGGGTGTCATTCTCAGATAGCGTTCGATAAAGAGAGGCACCGCTttctttcatcaaaaaattactaGTTGCATTATTGCTATCATAAGATGCGAAAGcactcatcttcttcttgccCTTCTGCTCAGTTGGCGGGTATAGAGCCCATGTATGGTCTACAATATCTTTGATCTCCACAAATTCTTGTCTTTTAGGCGGAATACCCTCAGGCCATTCAGTCCTGGAATAACCTTTAAATGAGAGATTGATGCTTTTGAGCTTTGTGGGTTTCAGTATCCTAACCACTAGACAACCCCGAAGAACAACTGAGGGATACTCCGTCCTTTGAGGGTCAAACCCTTGAAGGAAAACAACTGGCTCCGCtaaatgaataaataaCTGCAATGATGAGCTTTGTGCCAGAGGTGTAGCACCAAGGGGAATATCAATATCCTTTTCCATTGGAAACAATGGCGATGAGATAGACTGGTCCATGGGcatcttgaaaaaaaatagtgatCTACAATTGGAAGTGCTGCAAAaggtgaaagaaaatttttttcaacgtAAAAAATTAAGGACTAGCGATAATGAATAGTGAATTTTACTGGCTGccttattctttttcaccTCTGTCGATACTCTCAATCTTGTAACTGCATAATTGGTAGATCTATTCTCAAAAGACAAAAAGGAGACACTAGTCAagtctctttttttcttcccaaATTGGGCCATATCGGattaaatttctttttccgAAACCCGCAAATCCTCCATAATGCTTTAAGAAAGGAAAACCAATGAACAACTTTCTGTAAATTAACGATAAAGAAGGAGCAGCAACCGTCGAGAAGAGTGAAGCGAAACGATTGAAGGTTCAAAAGTTTTAAATCAAAGCAACGGTCTTTAAACTGGTTTTCTATAACGGATTTATCGATTCTGGAGAAAAAGACCCATGGGGACGGGGAAGAAAAGGGAGGAACCTTCGGTAAGGCATGAAATCATAAGACCACCTGGACAATATAAAGTGTGGTCATTTTCGACTATAATAACACATTATTTATTGACGCCACTATTTATATTGTTACTGTTATAACTAGACTTGAGGAAGAGTTAGCCGCTGAGAACATCTTTCATTCAACAtgttgttttatttttttgggaCGGCGCGCGATAGATGGCGCAAGGGAGTCGTTCTCCGttcaaaatgaataaattgGTTTTAAAGTGACGTACGTATTTGGTTTCCTTCTGATAATTTGAAAGTATGAGATGCTTTATGGATTATAGTGCTAGAGAAGACGTACCTTGAAATCTATATAAATGCTTTTTCCTAAGAAAAAGCATTCCGGAAACCATGCCGCGATTGAACTGCCGAAGGAAGCCTTGCAAGACTCTGTAACTGCTGCTCAGATTATTTTCAAACGGTACGCTCACGCTAACGTCAATGCAAATGGAGAAGAGAAACTAGGGAATTTGAAAGTGTCACCCACCCCTATGATGAAATCTGAGGTCTCTTTACCGAGAATGAGGCATCCAGATTCAAGAGGTTTAAACTATCAGTACGCTAGGGAAAGTTCTTCTGGTCATACTGAGCCTGCTTCCGTACCGACGACTCCTTTGGGAATGAACTGTTACGATGCAAAGAATAAAGCGTCGAACTCGCCAAGCAGTATTGCAGCTGCAGAGGCAGCTGCCTACTTGGCCCACTCAAACTCGTTCAGTCATAGATCATCCGCTATCAGTAGCCGAGATCCGGTTATGGATTTTGAAACGAAACCACTACGTACGCCTTCAGCTTTGAAGAATGAGCAGCAGCTGAATAAAACAAGGATACCGCCACCATTATATGGTAGCGCTGTCAGATCTCACTCTCTTTCGCCACAAATATCTTACTCTACTTCACTATCATCATCGTGTTCCTTGAGTTCCGATGGAGAAGACGTTTCTTATAAAGAGCAAAGCACAGATGAGATATTTACTCCGGAACCCTCCATATCTTCTTATAGTCTTGCATCAAAAGCCTCGGCGAAGGCTTCTCAAGCTAACGCCTTACAGGTGCAGCAAGAGCCTGATTATACGGCTACGAATAAGCTAAATGGTGGCAACGTAATATATAAGGGTACTTTGCCCGATCTAATACCGCGAAGCCAAAGAAAGTCAGTCAAGCCAAGGTTTAAGCACAAACTTTTACGGTCATCCGACGTCGACGAATACAGCTATGGTCAACAACAAGAGAATTTATCACGTGTATATTCCGAGCAGAAGCAGAATGGTAGAGCCGTTGTAAACACGCAGCAAAATGTAAAGCTAAAAACTACGATGAGACGTGGGAAGTATGCCATTAcagaaaatgatgaaaccTTCCCCTACGATAGAAATGCGGCATCATCAGATTCAGACACGGACGGAGATTCTAATGTTATGGCAGTAAAggacaagaagaagaaaagccGCCGCTCCAAGATTAAGAAAGGTTTGAAGACAACGGCAGCTGTAGTTGGAAGTAGCACATCTGTTCTTCCGTTTCcccatcatcatcaccatcaccatcagCTCCATAACTCAAATTCCCATCATTTACACTCACACCACTACGCAAGCCCTCACAAATTTAATGAAGATAAGCCGTGGAAATCTCACAGAGATCTTGGGTTTATCAcagaacaagaaagaaaaagatacgAGTCTATGTGGGTGTCGAACAGATACTCGTATTTGCGCTTGTTGCCGTGGTGGCCCACTTTCGCGGATGAAGACGACGAGTCTCGCCTGCAACCATTAAATTTGCCACAAGATGGACTGATGTTGAATTTAGTCGTCAAAGACATATGGTGTCGCTCAAACCTACCCGTAGATCTGCTAGTGCAAATATATAACATGGTGGATACAAGAAAAGACGGTACTTTGGACAGGAAATCTTTTATAGTGGGCATGTGGCTCGTCGATCAATGTCTTTATGGCCGAAAACTGACTAACGAACTGGACCAAAGAGTCTGGAATAGTGTCGACAACTATATTCTCGGTGCAATTAATGTTAAATCTCCTACCAGTGACCGTTATCACAGCACCACTAATCTTCCAGACAAGCCACCGAAGCTTTCAGTACGACAGGAACTGAAGAACATCAAACGCGATCTCAGGAATGTCAGAATATAAAGAAGCTGTGCTACTAATGACCTTGTGATGCgtaatgaaaacaatacaaAACGAAATATGAAGATGTGAAAAtgctactttttttctactcatttttcctttatttttacaaGTTTTTCCGTTCCGCGGATTTTGTTCCTGCGACTTTTTGCTTTGTCTGTCTCCAGATCTCTCGAGCTTAATGGTCGTTTTCACTTCATGCTTATAGTCCTTCCAGCGGTGCCCCCACCCCCTATCTTTGGTTATTTTCTAATTTCGTCCCTCGGATTATTTAATTCATATTCTCCCCATCTTTGTACTAATAAGTTTGTCTTTCCAAAGTTATTTTTACTCATTTTGTTCCTAGTATGTTTTGCTAATATATAAAGTAAATTGCATATATAGGCGTGCTGTTCACCGATAAATAAGTAGTCTTGTAGAAGAGTATAATATAATAGGGGGGAGGACAGAAAGTgtgtcaaagaaaatataatacGAGATGTTTAGAGTATTTGGTTCATTTGGATCAAAGAATGCTCAATCTTCTAGTGAGGAACTATCGACAAAGACAAAGCATGTTCTAAAACAGGctaatgattttgaaactgCCTTGAAGGCAATGGATTTTGTCCTGGATGATAGAACAGATGAAGGATTGAATCTATTGAAGAAAGCAGAAATGGAAACGGGCTCAGATCAAACTATCTTGACTTTGGCAAGAGGTGTTATCGAATTTCTTCAAGCCACCTTGAGTTTTGAAACCGAGGAGATGAAAAAAGCTGCAATTACTCTAGGTAAAGCTGAACAACTGTCCTGGAAGAGTAAGCAAAATGCAGAAAAGACCAACTTCAAGAGCAGTTCAATATACCCTCCAGGTACTGTCTATGCTGTGACATATACAGAGTCATGTCTTCTGCATGCTTTGTTGATGTTGTTTAGTGAAAGCATGATGGAAGCAGCCAAGGCCTTGTTAAAGTTGAGAAGAGCTTATACAATGCTGCAAGATATCATGGTCGCCGTCAAGAGAGCTGAACGATCAAAAAACTCCAGCTCACCCTCTCCAAGTGAACAAAGCCAAGAATCATGCGGAAGTTTTGTTTCAGCAGAGACAACCTTCGTATCGGTAGATATACCATACAAATTGTCCTCGGAGGACAAGTCGAACCCTCAGCTATTGGAGTTTGCTGAAAGAATTTACACCATGAGAATGGGAAGGCTATCAGGTGCTCATATTGGCAATACTCCGTCCATTGATAGGTTGAGGGATGATCTGGGATTACAGACAACTTCATCTCAAGCTTCTGACCGTTCTCCCGCTTTAGATGATTTCGACTTGGAACAGGCTactattgatgaatttatCCATTCAGGTGCTAATTTATGTTACGGTATCTTACAAGTCGTGTTATCCTTGCTACCACCCGCAATTGGTGCTGTATTATCCATCGTTGGATTCAAGGGCTCTCGTGAAGAAGGTTTGAGGCTAGTTTGGAAAGCCACGAAGGAGAGAAATGTTCATGGTTGTATAGGGTTGTTAGGTCTGATGTTTTACTATGATGGTCCGTTCCAGTTTACAGACGCCGACTTTGATATTCCAgcaaatgataatatatcAAGGGCTTTAAATAAAAGCAGAACTAATGATAGTAGCATGTTACCAGGTTTTATGGATAGTGCAACCTTATTGCATCCaggaaaaattttggagGATGCATTATTGAAAGCGAGAGCACTTTTTCCTAATAGTGCATTATGGTTACTAAACGAGGCGAAGATGCTTTCCGGGAAGGGTCGGCTTCGTGACTCTCTCGCCCTAATGGATTCCATTGATGTCAATAGCATCCGTATGAGGCAAGTCAAATCCCTAATGGTATTTGAACGTGCCATCCTTTTGGTTAACTTACACGAATATAATAGAGCTGCTGAAGACTTAATAAGCTTGCTTGATATTAGTGATTGGTCTCATGCGTTGTATACATATTTTGCAGGTTGTTGCTATCTAGAAAACTGGAGAATGACCCAATTAGGTTTATTGAATGATGGTAAAGAACAGTTTTACAAAGAAAGGGCCAGAGAACTCATATTTGACGCTCCATCTCTGTTAGGTAAGAAGACTTTTAAATCCAAAAATCTTCCACTGGATAGATTTATGCTAAGAAAAGTTCAACAATTTAATAACATGCAGAAAAAACTAAACCTAAAAGAACCGCTAGACTCAATAGCCACATCTCCAGTTCATGAGCTCTCTTATTTTTACAACGGTTATAATAGAATGACTGAAGACGATTTAATTTTaaccaagaaaatgttGATGGAGTATCACAATCCCGCTATTGATTCCGAAGATCCGGATCAAGAACTAATCAGGAACTTACTATTATCTTTGACTTTAAGAAGATTGGGTGATGCTGAAAAAGGCTTGTCTTTATTAGACGATATTGTCTTGCCGAAAATATTCTACATTCAAAACGGCAAAGTTaaatatttcaagaaaactgaAGACCCATGGGCATATCCAGCCGCTCTTTATGAGAGGGCTTTATTCTGTTGGAAACTAGGTGGTATGGaaagtttgaaagaaagtAGAGAATGGTTGCTAAGAGCTCAAAATTATGCCGCAGATTATGAATTAAGTACACGTATTGGAATGAAGATCAAAGCCGCCCTTGATAGAGTTGAAAACGCACTTGTTTGatcttttgtttctctCTCTCCCATCCTAAATTTTAGAGAGtatgcattttttttactacTCGACTTTCTTTGCTAATGGAGTGTTTTAGCCATTATTTTTCGCGGTATTTCATATTGtctattttatatatttatgcAATGATTATTTTGGTTAGTTGATTTTGAACGATTTATGTAGTGTTATGATTTTAGAAGTGAACgtgttttgaatttgaaccGCCTTCCTATTTTCAGGCAAGGATCATCGAGCCCTAGGCAACGTACTGTTGCGCTATATAAATATCGTGTCTTACAAAAGGTTACTCCCTTGCCTAGAATTGGCGCAAAACTATTTATCATTAAGATATATTTCAAGTAACAGAATGCCAATCAAAACGCTGAGTAGCAATTTCATTTGGGGTTCGCTTAGTTTTGATTCTTATCTGAACCTATCATTGAGCAATCTCTCAACACCCACTTCTTcatactctttttttccaaccCATAATTGGTGGAACGTTCCCAGGCTTGTGAGTATACTGCCGCCTAGCCACGACTGATATTGTCTTTCCATAGTGTGCCCTGTTGTTAATATTCTAAATTTTAGGGATGGAAGTATTTTATTTAGCTCGGTCATTAGCCTATCACTTAAACCAGGGATTAAGGATGTACCACCCGTGAGGACAACATTATGAGCCAATGTTGCTCTTAAATCCACATCACTGCTCATTATGGATGAATACACAAGATGAGCTAGGCCAATTAATTCATTGTCACTTTTGAGAagtttttcctcttctaaCGGTCTCTTACCACTCTCATTGGGGGTATCTGCGCTATTTGCAGTCGGAGAAGTCGATTTACTAACAGTAGCCtgttccttttcatctGCTGGTGtggctttcttttcagctttGTTTATCCCACTTGgctttgttctttttagtGGTACATAGTCGTTACGCCAAGTTTCCACTACTCCAGAGGTGGAACGAGGCCAATCATCAGGAacgtcatcttctttagGAAGGAAAAGCTTTTCAGCGAAGCCATAACGtgtttcattatcaaaaacaatttcttcattccATGGTGATTCAATAGATCTCTTAGTGGTAGTACTGAGGTCTGCTTTCGTTTCTTCTAAGGTTTTTGTTGGGCATATATGACAAAGTGTCTCTTTGCACTCCTGGAAAAATCCTCGGTTGTTGGCATAATCATATATGGATTTATCAACCTCATAattgaatgattttttgataagtTCTGGTTTTCTCTGTTTGATTGCGAAAAGCGGTATGATCTCTTTTGGTTCTAATGCTTTCTTGATCAAAtgattgataaattttccagcaagaaaatttcttcttgtgcTCTTTGATAATGTCATACCATCCACTATTGGGCTAACACTGCATGTATCGTGGCCAATATCAACAACCAAGCAATTCGGTCTACCTGCTGCAAATGAAACACATGTAGATGTAGGAGCTAAATAGCAGGCTTCAAATTGCATACCTTCCAAGAGCACCTCTagagatttttttctgttttctgTACTATTCCAAACAGGCTCAGTTAAAAGAGCTGGTGTGCCAGAGTTAGAATTTAGATAGAGCTCATTTTTGAGCGCCCATTGCCACTGTTCCTGCGCAGTATCCCAATCTATAACAAGACCGTCCTTAACAATAGGTTTTAGCTCATAGTCTTTCCTTGGGATACCTATAGATTGTTCAGAGaaaatgttctttttaccTTCATCTGCTGTGTATTTACCGTAAACGGAGGGTAGAATCGATTGAGGAAAGTCGGAGCCCGAATAGCCAATATTTGTTGTGTAGGAGCCAGGATCAATGACTACTGCAGAAATCTCATCACCACCATAAACTTGCAAAGCAGCATTGGACATAGTTGCGCTTTTTTGttgctttattttctcGCCTTCTTTCTGCCTAGATTAATTCGTTTTCTGTACAtcctgttttctttttttcttcttttcgCTGTGTTTCGTcttctccattttttaaGATCGTGTTaatcaaacttttcaaGAGCAGCCTTGACTAAGAGGATATTTCAGATAAAACTAATGTAATCTTAATATTCTTAAAAGTATACACATCGTAGATATTAAAGAATTATAAACAGATAGAAAAATCTATACTTTAAGAAACTGAACCGAAGAGTTCGTCTATTTTCTCAAAGATTTCAATACCATTTCACCGGCTTTTTCAACCCCAGCTTTGGTGCCTCTAATGTACACAACATCATTAACTTTATCTGACTTCCTTGGGACGTTGATGACAACGTCAGCTGCTTCTCTAATTTTCTTAATGTTGGAACCACCAGGGCCAACAATCATATTAAACCTCCTAGTATCGGCGCCCCAAACATAGCCGGCATATGTGGCAGATGGTGCCTTGgcaattctttcttcaatcCACTTGACGGCAGTACCAAGTGCTTCTTCCTTCTTAGCAGAATCGTTTGAAGTGTCATTTTTGGCTTCCttttcgtcatcatcaagAATGCTGCTCAAGTCAACTGGTTCATATGTCAATCTCATGGTAATATCTCCTTCTTCAGAAGAAGCTGGTGCACCGACTTCCTCAATGGTGAACTTAATCTTTTCTGCATTCTCACCTTCAGTGGAACCACGAACCCTTTCCACGGGAATTTCAATTGGAGCACGAGCTAATTTGTTAGCCTTCTTGGAAGTGTTACCAAATCTTACATTGACGAATAAATCCATTCTCAATTTTTGGATAAAAGCACCACGTTCTGAAACGTACTCGTACATAGAAGCAGGCACGTCAACTTCTCgatcaaaattttctctgATTATTTCattcaagatttttttctcagcCTTCTCAACATTTTCTGGTAAACCAGTAATAGTGATTTTGCCACTAGGGTCATCCTTATTAGGAACGAATAAGTTAATGTTGAACTCGGATTCTAGTTGACGACGAACAATCCCACCAGGACCGATTAAGGCACCCTTCCTTTCTGCTGGAATATCAAGTGTCTTGCTAACGCTATTTTCAGCATCTTTGACAATTTtgttaatttcttcaacgaCTATTTTGACAAACTTTTGTGGACCTTGAACGGTGATGTCTTTGCTTTCAGAGTCTGCATTTGGAATATCAACGGACttatttcttatttcttcGCCACCAGCCTTAGAAATAATTTCTCTTAAAGTGTGACCACCACTACCAACAATAGACTTATGATATTTGTGAtcaattttcaatatttcagTCGTGAAATCAGAAGCTTCAGCAACAATAGATTCCACACGCTTGGCAACATCTTTAATATTTTGTCTGGAACCAGTGATCTCTAATTCAACTTCACCAGTTTCTTGAACTTTGGGATCACTACTCTTTTGCAAGAAATCCATTTCAACACCGTATTCAGCTCTAATATCATTAATATTGTCACCGTTCTTACCGATAATTCTTGGGACATGCTCGGCTGGAACAGTAATGATCATTTTATGGCCGTTCTCCATTTCAAAATCTAACAAAGCCTTTAATTCTTCATGTGCTTTATTGACACCACGAGAAGGACCTCTAATAGTGACAATTTCGTTGTCTCTTGggaaattgatgaaaacattgtatttttcctGCAAACGGTTACGGTAGGTACCATGTGAACCGATCATATTTCCGTGAAACTTAAGTGGGACGATTAACTCCTTTGTGATGATGTCTGCCCACTTCTTAGCTTCGGCGGCCAGATACTTTTTGGCATGAGTCAAGTTATATTCTAACCCAGTTAAAGTAACTTCTACAATCTTATCTTTAGCGGAATTGTTGGTTTCTTCGTTTGGAATATCAATTTGGCAAGCAAACTTTTCGCGAATTTGTTGTAAGTTGGAGCCCTTATTACCGATTATTCTGGCAACAGAGTTAGATGGAATATTAACGGTCATCTTGCTCTTGTTAGAcgaagaattcaaaatgGATTCAAAGATTTGGTTAGCAGTCTTAGCGGCCTTTTCATCACCTCTTACAGTTAACTGATTTTCTTCAGGAGTGTGTAGTTTAATTTGAAGGTGGCCTTCATGTTCAGATATGTCTTCCATAATCAATTTCCATGTGGCAGAGGATGGCTTAAATAAAGAATCTTGAACTTCCTCGGGGAACTCGTATGTTTTAGTCTCCATGTTATTCTGCTTGGTACGTAGGGAGTCTAATGATTCGTTagcttttttcaaagatgcttgtatttcttcaatagaTGGCTTGAAATCTTCATCCTCAGTTAAAGCAACAAGCAAAATAGTATTGTCATTTGGATAATAGTCACCAAATTGAACAAAGGCAACGCTACTTTCAGAAGCCAATAGACAATGTTTAATAGATGCACCAAACATCTCGTAATCCAAGTCTGTAGCGGTCAGAGTTTCAGAGGGTGGAATATTATtcacaaaagaaattaattcCTTACGGACTACCTTAATATCGTTGGCTTCAGCAGATTTTGCACTGATATGGACTGTAACGGTTTCAGCGGATGGTAACGATTGTATGGATGGTAAAGCTATTTTGACATTAGGATGCGAATCCTCAAGACTTTTTAAAACAGAGTACTTGGTGAAGTACATGATTAGATTCTTGGCATGAGTAAGATTCTTACTATGAGCTTTAGAAATATCCAAAGATTCCACCACATAGCTTTTTGAGGAAGATCTGGCGTAGGTGATAGCTTCACTGACCTTGTCACGTAGACCAACAAATGATACTAGTTCATCACTAGGAGTTGATGGGAAAGTGACAATGAcgttgaatttttcttttagttcTTCAGCATCAAtcaagaattgaaatttaGCAGGAATCTTtaccttttcttctgcCAAGTCAGAAGCcaactttttcaagtaGTCTTGAATGGATAGTTTGGTTGATTTTGCCTTATCACGAGGACCTGAAATGACAATATCTCCAGATTTCTTGTAAAGTTGaactttaatttcttcttcaccgTCATTTGAAACAAAGCCCGAAACGTCAACATAAGGTAAGTATCTTTCATCCTCAACCACTAATTTGATTGTGGCGTTCTtggtttcttctttaacaATGGCCATTATTTTAGCTTT comes from the Saccharomyces mikatae IFO 1815 strain IFO1815 genome assembly, chromosome: 10 genome and includes:
- the TAX4 gene encoding Tax4p (similar to Saccharomyces cerevisiae TAX4 (YJL083W) and IRS4 (YKR019C); ancestral locus Anc_1.284) produces the protein MLFPKKKHSGNHAAIELPKEALQDSVTAAQIIFKRYAHANVNANGEEKLGNLKVSPTPMMKSEVSLPRMRHPDSRGLNYQYARESSSGHTEPASVPTTPLGMNCYDAKNKASNSPSSIAAAEAAAYLAHSNSFSHRSSAISSRDPVMDFETKPLRTPSALKNEQQLNKTRIPPPLYGSAVRSHSLSPQISYSTSLSSSCSLSSDGEDVSYKEQSTDEIFTPEPSISSYSLASKASAKASQANALQVQQEPDYTATNKLNGGNVIYKGTLPDLIPRSQRKSVKPRFKHKLLRSSDVDEYSYGQQQENLSRVYSEQKQNGRAVVNTQQNVKLKTTMRRGKYAITENDETFPYDRNAASSDSDTDGDSNVMAVKDKKKKSRRSKIKKGLKTTAAVVGSSTSVLPFPHHHHHHHQLHNSNSHHLHSHHYASPHKFNEDKPWKSHRDLGFITEQERKRYESMWVSNRYSYLRLLPWWPTFADEDDESRLQPLNLPQDGLMLNLVVKDIWCRSNLPVDLLVQIYNMVDTRKDGTLDRKSFIVGMWLVDQCLYGRKLTNELDQRVWNSVDNYILGAINVKSPTSDRYHSTTNLPDKPPKLSVRQELKNIKRDLRNVRI
- the IML2 gene encoding Iml2p (similar to Saccharomyces cerevisiae IML2 (YJL082W) and YKR018C; ancestral locus Anc_1.285), whose translation is MFRVFGSFGSKNAQSSSEELSTKTKHVLKQANDFETALKAMDFVLDDRTDEGLNLLKKAEMETGSDQTILTLARGVIEFLQATLSFETEEMKKAAITLGKAEQLSWKSKQNAEKTNFKSSSIYPPGTVYAVTYTESCLLHALLMLFSESMMEAAKALLKLRRAYTMLQDIMVAVKRAERSKNSSSPSPSEQSQESCGSFVSAETTFVSVDIPYKLSSEDKSNPQLLEFAERIYTMRMGRLSGAHIGNTPSIDRLRDDLGLQTTSSQASDRSPALDDFDLEQATIDEFIHSGANLCYGILQVVLSLLPPAIGAVLSIVGFKGSREEGLRLVWKATKERNVHGCIGLLGLMFYYDGPFQFTDADFDIPANDNISRALNKSRTNDSSMLPGFMDSATLLHPGKILEDALLKARALFPNSALWLLNEAKMLSGKGRLRDSLALMDSIDVNSIRMRQVKSLMVFERAILLVNLHEYNRAAEDLISLLDISDWSHALYTYFAGCCYLENWRMTQLGLLNDGKEQFYKERARELIFDAPSLLGKKTFKSKNLPLDRFMLRKVQQFNNMQKKLNLKEPLDSIATSPVHELSYFYNGYNRMTEDDLILTKKMLMEYHNPAIDSEDPDQELIRNLLLSLTLRRLGDAEKGLSLLDDIVLPKIFYIQNGKVKYFKKTEDPWAYPAALYERALFCWKLGGMESLKESREWLLRAQNYAADYELSTRIGMKIKAALDRVENALV
- the ARP4 gene encoding Arp4p (similar to Saccharomyces cerevisiae ARP4 (YJL081C); ancestral locus Anc_1.287), with product MSNAALQVYGGDEISAVVIDPGSYTTNIGYSGSDFPQSILPSVYGKYTADEGKKNIFSEQSIGIPRKDYELKPIVKDGLVIDWDTAQEQWQWALKNELYLNSNSGTPALLTEPVWNSTENRKKSLEVLLEGMQFEACYLAPTSTCVSFAAGRPNCLVVDIGHDTCSVSPIVDGMTLSKSTRRNFLAGKFINHLIKKALEPKEIIPLFAIKQRKPELIKKSFNYEVDKSIYDYANNRGFFQECKETLCHICPTKTLEETKADLSTTTKRSIESPWNEEIVFDNETRYGFAEKLFLPKEDDVPDDWPRSTSGVVETWRNDYVPLKRTKPSGINKAEKKATPADEKEQATVSKSTSPTANSADTPNESGKRPLEEEKLLKSDNELIGLAHLVYSSIMSSDVDLRATLAHNVVLTGGTSLIPGLSDRLMTELNKILPSLKFRILTTGHTMERQYQSWLGGSILTSLGTFHQLWVGKKEYEEVGVERLLNDRFR
- the SCP160 gene encoding Scp160p (similar to Saccharomyces cerevisiae SCP160 (YJL080C); ancestral locus Anc_1.290), whose amino-acid sequence is MSEEQTAIDSTPSSVNESVETVTTIDSPSTTASTIAATAEEHPQSEKKPTPLPSLKDLPSLGSNAAFANVKVSWGPNMKPAVSNSPSPSPSAPSLTTGLGAKRMHSKNIQEAFTLDLQSQLSITKPELSRIVQSVKKNHDVSVESTLSKNARTFLVSGVAANVHQAKRELVKKLTKPINSVIEVPSKCKASIIGSGGRTIREISDAYEVKINVSKEVNEDSYDEDMDDTTSDVSLYGDFESVNMAKAKIMAIVKEETKNATIKLVVEDERYLPYVDVSGFVSNDGEEEIKVQLYKKSGDIVISGPRDKAKSTKLSIQDYLKKLASDLAEEKVKIPAKFQFLIDAEELKEKFNVIVTFPSTPSDELVSFVGLRDKVSEAITYARSSSKSYVVESLDISKAHSKNLTHAKNLIMYFTKYSVLKSLEDSHPNVKIALPSIQSLPSAETVTVHISAKSAEANDIKVVRKELISFVNNIPPSETLTATDLDYEMFGASIKHCLLASESSVAFVQFGDYYPNDNTILLVALTEDEDFKPSIEEIQASLKKANESLDSLRTKQNNMETKTYEFPEEVQDSLFKPSSATWKLIMEDISEHEGHLQIKLHTPEENQLTVRGDEKAAKTANQIFESILNSSSNKSKMTVNIPSNSVARIIGNKGSNLQQIREKFACQIDIPNEETNNSAKDKIVEVTLTGLEYNLTHAKKYLAAEAKKWADIITKELIVPLKFHGNMIGSHGTYRNRLQEKYNVFINFPRDNEIVTIRGPSRGVNKAHEELKALLDFEMENGHKMIITVPAEHVPRIIGKNGDNINDIRAEYGVEMDFLQKSSDPKVQETGEVELEITGSRQNIKDVAKRVESIVAEASDFTTEILKIDHKYHKSIVGSGGHTLREIISKAGGEEIRNKSVDIPNADSESKDITVQGPQKFVKIVVEEINKIVKDAENSVSKTLDIPAERKGALIGPGGIVRRQLESEFNINLFVPNKDDPSGKITITGLPENVEKAEKKILNEIIRENFDREVDVPASMYEYVSERGAFIQKLRMDLFVNVRFGNTSKKANKLARAPIEIPVERVRGSTEGENAEKIKFTIEEVGAPASSEEGDITMRLTYEPVDLSSILDDDEKEAKNDTSNDSAKKEEALGTAVKWIEERIAKAPSATYAGYVWGADTRRFNMIVGPGGSNIKKIREAADVVINVPRKSDKVNDVVYIRGTKAGVEKAGEMVLKSLRK